aaaaaacgaaaaatcCAAATTGAATACAAGTTGGGATTAAAGAAAGACCAACAAGTATTCTCCAACCGTTGTTAACATGTGTTAAACCAGCACCGCAGCCATAAGCAATCAATTGACCGCCCGTTAACCATAGTGAGTTTATTACAGTTAGTCGGCCTCTAATCATCTTTGGCGCGATCTCACTGATAAACAATGGAGATATTAGGGAGCCTATCCCAACACCAAACCCCATAATCAATCTTCCGACGGCCATTTGCCAAAAACTCTTTGCGGTCACCTGCAATATTGCGCCAATGACAAACATAACGTTGGAAAACATAATGCAAGGTTTTCTGCCAAAAACGTCAGCAGCCGTACCAGCAAATATGCTCGATATGAGAGCTCCTAGTGACGTCGCCGCCGTGATTATCTCCCTGTCTCCATATGTTAATTCTTTGTTGTCCAAATCTGTTCCGATGGACACGAGCGCACTTGATATATAACCAGTGTCATAACCAAACATGAACCCCGAAATAGAGGCGACAAAGGTCAGCGTGAGAATGAAAGGAGTTATTCCTTGATTGAAAGTGATCATAACGGAGGTATCGTCCTCGTCGTTAACTGGTTTTATCATCACATAATCCTTTTCCGCGTCGCCACCATCTAAGTCTTCCTCGAACATCGCAACTGAACCACTGTGACCCAGTGGGTTCAACTCCGTTTCGACTTGCTCCTCCTTCTGCTTACGGAGCTCGCTAGCGTCATATGGCGAACTGGATTCATCGTGCCAAGACATGACTCAAAAACTTATACAGTTAATGTCTCCTTTCTTATCTATACAGCGGTGTGAAGTAAACAGCTTTgataatataaaaatgaaaagagcTCCTTTCCGTAAATTGATCTAGCTTCGAGTCTGGAATGTCAATCTACTGAACGGTTCTGCTCTAACACTATTTACACTGCCTTGGCTCGAGTTTCAGGATTGTTCGCAATTTTGAGGAAAATGAATTCTCAACTAGTTTTTATACTCTTGGCCCGAAAAAACGGCGAATTGTAATTTTTCGGCGAATTCTGCTGCGCATCCTTTTTGGGAGATAAAAAGTGCGATCCCGAAGTGGGATTTAATCCCAAAAATGGTAACACACACAGAAGCCTCACTCAGAAATGCTATTAGATGATCATCGTCAAGTGGGATATTTCGATAGGACTGCACTCGGTGTGCTTTGGTGCGTGACACTCGACACCGTGACATCCGATAGTTGGTCTCAACTACAGCAGACTATTCCAGTGCCATGCATGTGAAATTCTTAGATTTCGGTGATACTATAGCTATGATTAGAGCTCATCATGACTTAGGATTCTGTTCATGGCTTCCTCAACAGCATGCTCTATACTATCTATCGAAGGTTTTGTAACAGGCAATTGAGCGGTCTCCGGGATGCGAACAGGGACAGCTAAGATCTTCTTGTTTGCTGAAGAGATTTTGGAGACAAAGCCCATTGTGGCCAATattcctttgaaaaatctgaataGAACAAAGAGTACCAACTTGATAGGTaacttgaaaattcttcgcCACAGGACCCACGCCGCAGACAGGCATAAGAACCCTAATGCAATGTAAACGTCTCTTTTCTCCCGGTGAGAAGCCTTTTCTAGAGTTTTCACGAGCTGGTTCGTTTTCAGGAACACAGATTCGAACTGCGTGTATTTGTCGTTTACTGTTGTTAAGTTGTGTGTCTGCTGCCTCAATTCATCTAGATTCAAATCACTCTGCAAAATGCCTGattgcaaaatttgacTGCCTTTCAGTAATTTTGAGCTTAAATGTTTAGTCTTATTGAGGAGTTTATCCTTGGTAGTAGAGTGACCAAACTCGGTCTTCTGTTCTTCAACTTTAACACCCTTGTATTGCTCCAGATTCTCTTCAATCATTTCGTCTCTTCTATAATCCCTAGCAATTATTTTGTTCAGGtgtcttttcttcatcgttTCGCGGAATTTAATTCTGAATTGAGATATCCAATCGATCATCCTCAGTAACTCTTTAAGACTAGTTACGATAGCCTCGTTCTCATCAGGATTTCGGATTTCTTGatcattttgcaaaatagCCAACGTATTGCAATCGTTCTTTTCAGCCATTCTTAGCCATTTTACTTTTAGACCTCGATGTGCGTAGTTCATACTCAGGGTCGCTGCTTTCAATTGAGACTCatatttcattatcatATCCGCAATTTGAGTTGTAAAATTcgattcttctttctcgTTAACCTCACGATGATCGATCTCCAATTCTTCTAGTTTCGCCAATAAAGAATCCTCCAGAGTCTCCAGAGCCTCCAATTTTTGTAGCACCATTGTTCAGTGAGTTTCTTAATAAATGTAGGACGAGTAACCTGAAAATTGTCTATTTGGTTGGGAGgctttctcttcaattgGTGTATCTATAGTTTACTGCTGAGTTATACATATCATGAACTACTTTTCGTCAACTATGATTATTGTTAAACCCACATAGCCAAAAGAAAGCTAGGCGGCTAAGGCAAGCAAAACTAATGAACAGTAACTTCTGAACGTATcaaatggaaatggatCAGGACGATTATTTGGGGTCtgttgataaaaaagatgaattgaCTACGCTTACTATTTTTGGCACAAGGCCCGGGTCAATGTCTGTTGCGAACGAACCGCCGACAGCATTTCTACGtacaattgaaaatggtaaGATAATGCACTCAAAGACCTGCAGTTTTATAATATACAGCATCTCTTATCCGAATTTGACTACGAGTGCTTCCGAGAAGCTTTTCCAGCCTTTTCAGTTATTCAAGGATTGTTATAATAGAAACAAGCGGCGCCAAGATGCACAATATCAATTGGCGAATTACTTCAGTTTAACCAGTTTGCAAAAATCGTTTGATGATGGCGCTgataattcttttgaaggATCTACAATGCTGTTGGATAATAGCAATCAACACCAAAAACAACCTGAATTGTGTATATTCCCCGAAGCCATATTGTTTGACAAGAGTACAGGTCACCTGAAAACAGTTCAACACATCCAGGAGTACGAAAATCGGTTTGAgactgttttgaaaaaattcaatgagAAACGTATTTCGCATCTTTACATCAATTGGATGAGGTTACTGGAGTCATATGTCGAGCTAGTATTTCGCGATTTGGCAGTAAAATGGTGCCACTGGTTGCACTCAGTAAGAGCTGCCAGGCATCGCCAAAGTATACAAATGACTTTGAGAACTCGCCTGCCTGAACTGTGCCGAATATTTTGgcaaaaatatttcatctttcagAATTCTAGCCGCCAGCCCATTAACGAGTTCTCCTCTGaacttttgagaaaaatattgttgaaagcgcggcaaaaaaatggcaaatCATATTCCAAGATAAGTTTTGGATTATGGCTTGACTCCAAGAACGGAATCTTAATAATGGGTAATGGTGTATATTTTGGCAAAGAGCCGTCATTGAAAAACGTACATGTGATACCGACAGCTGGTATATGCTTGGATCGGATGATGCCAAAAGATGTCACAAGTAAGTTGCTATTGTTTATAAATTTAGCCATCATTGAATGTTTTTACAATGAGGCGTGAAAGTAGATTCATCATACTGAagctgttttttttatttcttttcagttaAACGATTCTACGTTGATTTTTACGTTTAGCtgttattttgttttttcgGCCCCCTTCGCATTTAAACGAAAGATGAATGAAGGGTTCagagtgaaaaataaaGGTATTTGCTACGGGAAGAGCATTACATAAAACAAAAGGCATTTTCTGATTCATTCTGTTCAACATTATATCAAACTGTGCTGGTACAGTTACAAAGAGTATTCAAGTACAACGATGGTGTTCATGCTGAATCCTAGAACTAGTACTGTGGAATTTGGTGGTATAGGTGGTGCCATGGCAATTTCCATTGGTTTGCCACTATTCACTATCTTCCTCAATCAAATGGTCAGACCCGACTATTTCATTCAGGGCTTTTTTaagaattttgatcttGTTCAAATCTGTAATGGGATAAGATCCTTTAGCTACTATGTTAAGAGATATGATGTTTGGACATACTATAGTGTTTGGTTTACAGTACTTGCtttatttgatataatTTTACCTGGTAAGAATATGAAAGGCGTTGAACTGAGGGATGGATCTAAATTACCGTATAAGATCAATGGAATTGCAATGTCTGCCGTTTTAACGGTTATGCTCGCTGTTAGATGGACATTGACGAATGGAGAGCTACCAGAATTGCAATATTTATACGACAATCACGTAGAAATTTGCATCGTAACAATTTTATTTGCAGTTTTGGTTTCCATTTACTGTTACATCGCTAGTTTCATTCCCTTGATGGGGAAAAATGGCACGGGCTCCaaagagaagattttgGCTCTAGGTGGTAATACAGGCAATCCAATTTATGATTGGTTTATAGGTAGAGAACTTAACCCAAGACTCGGCCCTCTAGATATCAAGATGTTTTGTGAATTGAGACCTGGTATGCTTTTATGgcttttgatcaatttatCTTGTCTACATCACCACTATTTGAAAACTGGTGAGATAAATAATGCCTTACTACTGGTGAATATACTGCAAGGTTTCTACATTTTCGACGGTGTGttaaatgaagaaggtgTACTGACAATGATGGATATTACAACGGATGGATTTGGTTTTATGTTAGCATTTGGTGACTTAACGTTGGTACCATTTACTTACTCTCTGCAGGCTCGTTATTTAAGCATTTCACCAATTACATTGAATAATGTACAATTGTCAATTATAATCGGGATGATGGCACTTGGATATTATATCTTCAACGCTGCCAATACACAAAAATCACACTTTAGACAGGGGAAATTACCACATTTGGAAAGCATCAAAACTGAGAGGGGTACTAAACTGTTATGCGATGGATGGTGGTCAAAATCTCAACATATAAATTATTTTGGAGATTGGCTAATTTCATTAAGTTGGTGCTTAACAACCTGGTCTCAAACACCTTTGACATATTACTATTCATTGTATTTTGCGACCTTATTATTACACCGTCAATCAAGAGACGAGCACAAATGTCGTGCAAAATATGGCAAAAGCTGggaagaatatgaaaaaagagttcCATATAAGATAATTCCTTATTTGTACTAATTCTATGTATAAGAGTGATGCTATTAGTAAGTATTATTGATTATGttttaaatcttttgaatgttCTTCGATCAGAGCAGGTTGATACTGCAAGAGAATTTCGTAAACCCTAGGGTAAAACTCCAACTTAATCAAATCTAGAAATGAGTCAAAACTTTGATATtgaacttcaaaatctctTTCATCATGCATGAATTCTGGTATGCTGATTGTCCCAGATGATAATTCCTTTTCAGTTTCCAGCTCTGCAACCTGAACTGCAAAGGATAATTGCAAATCGAAATAACAGATTGGTTGACCCTTTCTTTGAGAAACGTTGGAATCCCCAGATACATTTGATACAGATGTTATTTTGATCTCGTGCTTGCTGTCGTTACTGACCACTGTAAGGTCTGAAAGACGATCCTGAAAGAAAGCTTTGGTCCATGGTAACGTGTTCTTGTCAACCCAATGCCAATTGTTCGGATTCAAAACAACCATTCTGCTTGCTTGCTCAGTCTTCAACCAATATCTGTGAGACGTGACAGCTAATCAGCTTGTAATGGCAGCTTGGTTATATATACAGATTTCATGCGATGAACCTGGCAGAACTTCTCggaactttttttttttctcttcctttCTCTGTCTTGTTACCTCGTACACGGTGCCATTTAGCTTTTCCTCTCAGCCTTGTCTTTAGTGATGCCCTTGTCGCTACGCTTGGCCTTTGCCTTCCCCTTCGCCAAGGGTACAGTGGTCCTGACGAGCCCTATACTGGTAGGACGATATTTGACCGAGTCTAGCCACGGAAACTGCAGCTTGTCGACCCGCGTCTTGATCTGTGCTACAAAATTGCAGTTTAGTTTCTTGTTGCATTGTAGCATCAGCAAGCCGTCTTTGGCAGCTGGCAAGCACCTCTGCAGAACTTGCAGCGAGCCCTTCGGAAGCTGCACCAGCGTCACTTCGCACTCAGACATTTGGCACATCAGCGGGACCTGCTGAAGCAGGACACTCGACACCATCGCGTCTCTGTTGCAGGCGAAGAGAAAAACTTCCGCGCTCTGCGACTCGAGAAACCGCACAATCTCGTTGTATTCCACAGAGAGGTCCCACGGCCATTGGTCCTTGGCCACCTCGCTGAAATTCCCAATTTTCGACAGAACTGTAGCCTGCACCAAATCCCACACAAACTGCTGCTCCGTGACGTGCGGCCACAGATGCGCCTCATTCGTGAACGGGTTGTCTAGCACAGGCTTATACACCTGCCGTCTTTGCGCAGCATGCTTCTCGATGGCCTTGAGCGACATCTGCACCAGTCTACAATCCACCAGCACCACCAGGAAACCGAGAAGACGTCTTTAAGTACACGCAGTTCGCACCTTGTCTCACGCTGGCCCTCGTTGTTCCGCGACTGAAGCGATgggatgagatgagatggagcatttttcattttccaaaggCAGATCGTGGCGAAAACGGGAACCACGTGAGAGTCACGCTATATCCACGTGCTGCCTGGAAGCGATCTGCGCCTGCCCCTCACCCTCGCCACCGGAACGACGGTCCGCCGAAGGTCCGTGGAATACCCGCCGGATCCGCCAAATCGAGCCCCGCCGCGGGGGGCGCGTAGACGTCAGAGAGAATGGCACATCGCCACGCACGGCAGCCAGTCCCGTGACCGTGACGTCTTACGGCCGCGCGATGTCCCAAAGAGGAAACTCGGACAGATTCAGCGAACACAGAATTGCTTTGTTTATGTTTGTTCGCGTTTTCTCAGCTACCGTAAAGAAAACCCCCATGCCCTGCGGGAGTGTCTGAGAGGCAAcctaaaaaaagaatattatTCGCTGCATGGAAAAACGGGATCGTTGGTAGTGATGGACGCCACGAAGCTACCACAACGTGCAGACTCCCTTCGTTTCTGCCAGTGTTTGTTTCAAGAGATCTAAGAAGACGAATTTTCAGGTTCTAGCGCACAGGGTGGGTTGGGCATCAAGGGAATGTGTTAGTCTTGCAAAATTTGTTTTAGTTTGCTCCAGTGTAGTTCATCTTGCTGTAGTTTGGGATATCTTGTATCTGTAGCGTTGGAGGATCTTAGTTGAAGTGAGGGCCCCAAGGATCTCTGAAGCCAAGGCATTGTCAGGGAGATAAGAGTGAGAGGATTGCTGAGCCAAGCATTCGAAGAAGCAGGGCAATCCGGAGATCGCTACGTTACAGACTCGTGTGAGTAGTATTTGACATTATGGCAGATTTCAGGTGGATGACAGGCTTTTGGGTGAATCTGTGGTTTCTTTCGATAGCGTGCGTGGTGCGTGCGCAGCAGTACAACAGCCAAGGATGCTATTCGGACTCGGATCTGCAGGCGATGGGTCTCAGCTCGCGGGGCTCGTATGATTACCAGAGTATATCGTACTGCCAGCAGCAATGCGATAACGCAGCGGTGGTGGGCTTGTATCGCGGGAGAGACTGTTACTGCGGGGACTCTGCTTCGTCTTTGAGTTCCCTGAATGCGATTTCTGATAGCAGTTGCAATACGCCGTGTGCTGGTTGGCCGTATCAGACCTGCGGTGGGAGTGGTGCGATACAGATATTTGTGAACGCGGCGGAGCAGAGCCAACTTTCCTCAGCTGCGTCGTCAACCAGCACGAGCAGGAGTTCGAGCAGTTCGAGCAGTTCGAGCAGTTCGAGCAGCTCTAGCAGTTCTAGCAGTTCTAGCAGTTCTAGCAGTTCAAGCAGTTCAAGCAGCTCAAGCAGTTCTAGCAGTTCTAGCAGTTCAAGCAGCTCAAGCAGTTCAAGCAGTCCAAGCAGTTCAAGCAGTCCAAGCAGTTCAACCATGCCAAGTAGTTCGACCACCCCAAGCAGTTCTAGCAGTCCAAGTTCTAGCAGCTACAGCAGCTCAAGCAGTTCAAGTTCTAGCAGCTACAGCAGCTCAAGCATTCCAAGCTCTAGTGCCTATACGAGCTCAAGCAGTCCAAGTCCAAGCAGCTCAAGCGTAAGCAGCACAACAACACAGCAATCTGAAACTTCCGTCATGGTTACAACACACATCATAACAACTTCCATGATAACGGGATCAGACAGAGAACAGCAAACGGTGTTTGTAACGCGAACTTCCGTTATAAATTCGGAGTCaacctcttcatcttctagTTCAGCATCAAACTCTTTGGCTGGAAATTCACAAGCGAATC
The genomic region above belongs to Zygotorulaspora mrakii chromosome 8, complete sequence and contains:
- the SEC20 gene encoding Sec20p (similar to Saccharomyces cerevisiae SEC20 (YDR498C); ancestral locus Anc_3.83); the encoded protein is MVLQKLEALETLEDSLLAKLEELEIDHREVNEKEESNFTTQIADMIMKYESQLKAATLSMNYAHRGLKVKWLRMAEKNDCNTLAILQNDQEIRNPDENEAIVTSLKELLRMIDWISQFRIKFRETMKKRHLNKIIARDYRRDEMIEENLEQYKGVKVEEQKTEFGHSTTKDKLLNKTKHLSSKLLKGSQILQSGILQSDLNLDELRQQTHNLTTVNDKYTQFESVFLKTNQLVKTLEKASHREKRDVYIALGFLCLSAAWVLWRRIFKLPIKLVLFVLFRFFKGILATMGFVSKISSANKKILAVPVRIPETAQLPVTKPSIDSIEHAVEEAMNRILSHDEL
- the NDJ1 gene encoding Ndj1p (similar to Saccharomyces cerevisiae NDJ1 (YOL104C); ancestral locus Anc_3.82); its protein translation is MEMDQDDYLGSVDKKDELTTLTIFGTRPGSMSVANEPPTAFLRTIENGKIMHSKTCSFIIYSISYPNLTTSASEKLFQPFQLFKDCYNRNKRRQDAQYQLANYFSLTSLQKSFDDGADNSFEGSTMLLDNSNQHQKQPELCIFPEAILFDKSTGHLKTVQHIQEYENRFETVLKKFNEKRISHLYINWMRLLESYVELVFRDLAVKWCHWLHSVRAARHRQSIQMTLRTRLPELCRIFWQKYFIFQNSSRQPINEFSSELLRKILLKARQKNGKSYSKISFGLWLDSKNGILIMGNGVYFGKEPSLKNVHVIPTAGICLDRMMPKDVTSKLLLFINLAIIECFYNEA
- the ERG24 gene encoding delta(14)-sterol reductase (similar to Saccharomyces cerevisiae ERG24 (YNL280C); ancestral locus Anc_3.81) — encoded protein: MVFMLNPRTSTVEFGGIGGAMAISIGLPLFTIFLNQMVRPDYFIQGFFKNFDLVQICNGIRSFSYYVKRYDVWTYYSVWFTVLALFDIILPGKNMKGVELRDGSKLPYKINGIAMSAVLTVMLAVRWTLTNGELPELQYLYDNHVEICIVTILFAVLVSIYCYIASFIPLMGKNGTGSKEKILALGGNTGNPIYDWFIGRELNPRLGPLDIKMFCELRPGMLLWLLINLSCLHHHYLKTGEINNALLLVNILQGFYIFDGVLNEEGVLTMMDITTDGFGFMLAFGDLTLVPFTYSLQARYLSISPITLNNVQLSIIIGMMALGYYIFNAANTQKSHFRQGKLPHLESIKTERGTKLLCDGWWSKSQHINYFGDWLISLSWCLTTWSQTPLTYYYSLYFATLLLHRQSRDEHKCRAKYGKSWEEYEKRVPYKIIPYLY
- the HCH1 gene encoding Hch1p (similar to Saccharomyces cerevisiae HCH1 (YNL281W); ancestral locus Anc_3.80), translating into MVVLNPNNWHWVDKNTLPWTKAFFQDRLSDLTVVSNDSKHEIKITSVSNVSGDSNVSQRKGQPICYFDLQLSFAVQVAELETEKELSSGTISIPEFMHDERDFEVQYQSFDSFLDLIKLEFYPRVYEILLQYQPALIEEHSKDLKHNQ
- the POP3 gene encoding Pop3p (similar to Saccharomyces cerevisiae POP3 (YNL282W); ancestral locus Anc_3.79), which codes for MSLKAIEKHAAQRRQVYKPVLDNPFTNEAHLWPHVTEQQFVWDLVQATVLSKIGNFSEVAKDQWPWDLSVEYNEIVRFLESQSAEVFLFACNRDAMVSSVLLQQVPLMCQMSECEVTLVQLPKGSLQVLQRCLPAAKDGLLMLQCNKKLNCNFVAQIKTRVDKLQFPWLDSVKYRPTSIGLVRTTVPLAKGKAKAKRSDKGITKDKAERKS
- the WSC2 gene encoding Wsc2p (similar to Saccharomyces cerevisiae WSC2 (YNL283C) and WSC3 (YOL105C); ancestral locus Anc_3.78), with amino-acid sequence MADFRWMTGFWVNLWFLSIACVVRAQQYNSQGCYSDSDLQAMGLSSRGSYDYQSISYCQQQCDNAAVVGLYRGRDCYCGDSASSLSSLNAISDSSCNTPCAGWPYQTCGGSGAIQIFVNAAEQSQLSSAASSTSTSRSSSSSSSSSSSSSSSSSSSSSSSSSSSSSSSSSSSSSSSSSSSSSSSSSPSSSSSPSSSTMPSSSTTPSSSSSPSSSSYSSSSSSSSSSYSSSSIPSSSAYTSSSSPSPSSSSVSSTTTQQSETSVMVTTHIITTSMITGSDREQQTVFVTRTSVINSESTSSSSSSASNSLAGNSQANQSTARSNSGLSGGAIAGIVVGVICGVLAIAALILFLLWRRHKHNQEPDLEETKQYQPYSFGDADANPIIAPIGGSGSTWRRPSRNDLGSNDTNSISYGVPNGATTATGSLSASNSLNRGSVTNIFAPEDSNTNHNNNGALNLQSHPSTVFEEPPLLYQGNQRFSTGSLPDMMEERHLRVVNPDDSRSRLGEKTGEANDDEIDDEDFNFISTGSSRDSPIDHEPKE